Proteins encoded in a region of the Halothiobacillus diazotrophicus genome:
- a CDS encoding XdhC family protein, producing the protein MATYADSRVVVEAALAAHATGEVVLLVTVAATWGSSPRPPGSMLAIIAPHSADPRLIGSVSGGCVEEDLRRRLAAVPMPDRPQQICYGGAEAERVGLPCGGTLLLVVESLIDATQWAPVLAALARRESVTRLLDLRTGSVRWQPGHQAVLLTDDTFTCAFGPAWRLLLIGAGPVAGHLVRIALALEFDVTLCDGRPEVVRDWRHQFPDLADAVSLVPGSPDVVAEDLPLDRRTAVVALAHDPRQDDLGLMVALERPAFYIAAMGSLRTSEARRERLQSLGLDTRRLMAPAGLDIGSHTPAEIAVSIAAELVAARRAAGSFDEGHHDGVALSEEAQAATRHPASVASRAP; encoded by the coding sequence ATGGCCACCTATGCGGATTCCCGGGTGGTGGTTGAGGCGGCGCTGGCAGCCCATGCGACAGGCGAGGTCGTCCTGCTGGTCACGGTCGCGGCGACCTGGGGCTCCTCGCCGCGCCCGCCCGGTTCGATGCTGGCGATCATCGCGCCTCATTCGGCCGATCCCCGGTTGATCGGCTCGGTTTCCGGCGGATGCGTCGAGGAAGACCTGCGCCGACGCCTCGCCGCGGTGCCGATGCCTGATCGTCCTCAGCAGATCTGCTACGGTGGGGCCGAGGCCGAGCGCGTGGGGCTGCCCTGCGGCGGGACGTTGCTGCTGGTGGTCGAGTCACTGATCGATGCGACGCAGTGGGCGCCGGTTCTGGCGGCCCTGGCGCGTCGTGAATCGGTTACCCGCCTGCTTGATCTGCGGACGGGGAGCGTGCGCTGGCAACCCGGTCATCAGGCGGTCCTGCTGACCGACGATACCTTCACCTGCGCCTTCGGCCCGGCCTGGCGGCTACTATTGATTGGTGCGGGGCCGGTTGCCGGTCATTTGGTCCGTATCGCCCTGGCACTGGAGTTCGACGTCACGCTCTGCGACGGCCGGCCGGAGGTTGTTCGCGACTGGCGGCATCAGTTCCCCGATCTGGCTGATGCCGTCTCTCTGGTGCCCGGTAGCCCGGACGTCGTGGCCGAGGACTTGCCCCTCGATCGCAGGACGGCCGTGGTGGCGCTGGCGCACGACCCGCGTCAGGACGATCTCGGGCTGATGGTTGCCCTCGAGCGCCCTGCTTTCTACATCGCGGCCATGGGCTCTTTGCGCACGAGTGAAGCGCGGCGCGAACGCTTGCAGTCCCTGGGCCTCGATACCCGTCGGCTGATGGCCCCGGCGGGCCTGGATATCGGCAGCCACACCCCGGCGGAGATCGCCGTTTCCATCGCGGCCGAACTCGTGGCGGCGCGGCGTGCAGCCGGATCGTTCGATGAGGGGCATCACGACGGTGTCGCTCTGTCGGAAGAAGCCCAGGCAGCTACGCGGCATCCTGCCTCTGTGGCGTCACGAGCACCCTGA
- a CDS encoding xanthine dehydrogenase family protein molybdopterin-binding subunit, with amino-acid sequence MISRRDFLKVGIATGGGLLLGFSTLAETRAADAVGAHANGPDASASTEPDFVPNAWVRIAPDGQITLVVSASEMGQGAMTVLPMLIAEELDAEWGRFVTEFAPASQTYANPLLGGQITGGSATVRGFYTKMREVGATAREMLLQAAARQWGVSANSLITEPGRVVHPASGRVAQYGDLAEAAASVPVPGSVMLKSEQDFRIIGKPTPRLDTPIKVNGQAGFGIDAQPEDVRTAVIERCPVFGGTVKSFDAAAAKAVKGVIEVIGLPHGVAVLARDYWTAEQGRQQLKIDWDPGHLADLSSEGITQALREGVEAKARTATKHGQGAAALPASGSKSVFRAVYQAPYLAHTCMEPMNCTAAVTDQGVTVWAPTQAQGKAQQAAAQAAGVDAAKVTVHTTFLGGGFGRRSEADFVTEAVTLAKRHGHPVKVVWSRPDDVQHDYYRPIAYNELAAELDAQGMPKTWVHRIAGPSIWQRVAPSRVKDGIDPSAVEGAADLPYGIPNLEVTYALIDPGVPVGFWRSVGHSQNAFVVECFLDELAAHGGHDPYEYRRKLLKGQPRYLGVLEKAAEMAGWGKKTLPKGHHHGIAVAKAFGSYCAQVAEVSIESGKPRVHKVYCAIDCGVAVNPAGIEAQMQSGIVYGLTAALSGKITLKDGRVQQQNFNDYPALRIDEMPTVEVAIVGSGVDSGHTIGGIGEPGLPPIAPAVVNALRAATGKPQRELPIQL; translated from the coding sequence ATGATTTCCCGTCGCGATTTCCTCAAGGTCGGGATCGCCACGGGCGGCGGTCTGTTGCTGGGTTTTTCCACGCTGGCAGAAACGCGTGCCGCGGACGCGGTGGGCGCACATGCCAATGGGCCGGATGCGTCCGCCAGTACCGAGCCGGATTTCGTCCCCAATGCCTGGGTGCGGATTGCGCCCGACGGACAGATCACGCTCGTGGTGTCTGCCTCGGAGATGGGACAGGGTGCCATGACGGTCCTGCCCATGCTGATCGCCGAGGAGCTGGATGCCGAATGGGGCCGATTCGTCACCGAGTTTGCGCCGGCGAGTCAGACCTACGCCAACCCGCTGCTGGGTGGTCAGATCACCGGCGGAAGTGCGACGGTGCGCGGTTTCTACACCAAAATGCGTGAAGTCGGCGCGACGGCGCGGGAGATGCTGCTGCAGGCGGCGGCCAGGCAGTGGGGCGTGTCCGCCAATTCGTTGATCACCGAACCCGGGCGGGTGGTGCATCCGGCCAGCGGGCGGGTCGCGCAATATGGCGACTTGGCGGAGGCGGCGGCCTCCGTGCCGGTGCCCGGTTCGGTCATGCTCAAATCCGAGCAGGACTTCCGGATCATCGGCAAGCCCACCCCGCGGCTGGATACGCCGATCAAGGTCAACGGCCAGGCGGGGTTCGGTATCGACGCGCAACCCGAGGATGTGCGCACCGCCGTGATCGAGCGTTGTCCGGTGTTCGGCGGTACGGTCAAATCCTTTGACGCCGCTGCGGCCAAGGCGGTGAAGGGCGTTATCGAGGTCATCGGCCTGCCTCACGGTGTGGCCGTGCTGGCGCGCGATTACTGGACGGCCGAGCAGGGGCGACAGCAGCTCAAGATCGACTGGGATCCGGGGCATCTGGCCGACCTGAGCAGCGAAGGCATCACCCAGGCCTTGCGCGAGGGCGTCGAGGCCAAGGCGCGGACGGCCACCAAACATGGGCAGGGGGCGGCGGCGCTGCCGGCTTCGGGCAGCAAGTCGGTGTTCCGTGCCGTCTATCAGGCACCGTATCTGGCGCATACCTGCATGGAACCGATGAACTGTACGGCCGCCGTGACCGACCAGGGCGTCACCGTGTGGGCACCGACGCAGGCCCAGGGCAAGGCGCAACAGGCCGCCGCCCAGGCGGCTGGTGTCGATGCCGCGAAAGTCACCGTGCACACCACGTTTCTGGGGGGCGGGTTCGGTCGCCGTTCCGAAGCGGACTTCGTGACCGAGGCCGTGACGCTGGCCAAGCGGCACGGTCACCCGGTGAAGGTGGTCTGGAGCCGCCCCGACGACGTGCAGCATGATTACTACCGTCCGATCGCCTATAACGAGCTGGCTGCTGAGTTGGATGCGCAGGGTATGCCGAAAACCTGGGTCCATCGCATCGCCGGGCCTTCGATCTGGCAGCGCGTGGCGCCATCCCGCGTGAAGGACGGCATCGACCCCTCGGCTGTCGAGGGAGCGGCCGATCTGCCCTACGGCATCCCCAATCTCGAGGTGACTTACGCCCTGATCGACCCGGGCGTCCCGGTCGGATTCTGGCGCTCGGTCGGCCATTCGCAGAACGCCTTCGTGGTCGAGTGTTTCCTTGACGAGCTGGCCGCACACGGCGGGCATGATCCCTATGAATACCGCCGCAAGTTGCTCAAGGGCCAGCCGCGCTACCTGGGTGTGTTGGAAAAGGCGGCCGAAATGGCGGGTTGGGGCAAGAAAACCTTGCCGAAGGGGCATCATCACGGGATTGCGGTGGCCAAGGCCTTCGGCAGTTATTGCGCCCAGGTGGCGGAAGTATCGATCGAATCCGGCAAGCCCCGCGTGCACAAGGTGTACTGCGCCATCGACTGTGGCGTCGCGGTCAACCCGGCCGGGATCGAGGCGCAGATGCAGTCGGGCATCGTCTATGGCCTGACTGCCGCGCTCTCGGGCAAGATCACCCTCAAGGACGGCCGGGTTCAGCAGCAGAACTTCAACGACTACCCCGCACTGCGCATCGACGAGATGCCGACTGTCGAGGTGGCGATCGTCGGTTCTGGTGTCGATTCCGGGCATACGATCGGCGGCATCGGCGAACCGGGATTGCCGCCGATCGCGCCGGCCGTGGTCAACGCCCTGCGGGCGGCCACCGGAAAGCCGCAACGCGAACTGCCGATCCAACTCTAG
- a CDS encoding (2Fe-2S)-binding protein has protein sequence MAKRPLAPCCPRRAMFHSLNQMLPDAAAGACDVIELTVNDRKLQLDVSEQMPLLWALRDYLGLTGTKFGCGAGLCGACTVHLDGKAVRSCVTPIASAKGKRVTTIEGLSAVSDHPVQLAWIAEDVPQCGYCQSGQIMQAAALLAEMPNPSDAQIDQAMAGNICRCGTYNRIKSAILRAAGNPNQNMALNAGAAVDSGLAQEATEVQS, from the coding sequence ATGGCGAAGCGGCCGTTGGCGCCCTGCTGTCCCCGCCGTGCCATGTTCCATTCCTTGAATCAGATGCTGCCAGATGCCGCAGCGGGAGCGTGCGATGTGATCGAGTTGACGGTAAATGATCGAAAACTGCAATTGGACGTGTCCGAGCAGATGCCCTTGCTCTGGGCCTTGCGTGACTATCTGGGTCTGACCGGCACCAAGTTCGGTTGTGGTGCCGGCCTCTGCGGCGCCTGTACCGTGCATCTCGACGGCAAGGCCGTTCGATCCTGCGTGACCCCGATCGCGAGTGCGAAGGGCAAGCGGGTCACCACCATCGAGGGGCTCTCCGCCGTATCCGATCATCCGGTGCAACTGGCCTGGATCGCCGAGGACGTCCCCCAGTGCGGCTACTGTCAGTCGGGGCAGATCATGCAGGCGGCCGCCCTGCTCGCCGAGATGCCCAACCCATCAGATGCGCAGATCGACCAGGCCATGGCGGGCAATATCTGCCGCTGTGGAACCTACAACCGGATCAAGTCCGCCATTCTGCGGGCGGCCGGGAATCCGAATCAGAACATGGCCCTGAACGCTGGGGCGGCGGTCGACAGCGGATTGGCGCAGGAAGCGACGGAGGTGCAGTCATGA
- a CDS encoding GNAT family N-acetyltransferase gives MPMPILESTRLVLRPFHVADAPRVQQLAGLRQVAETTSHIPHPYPDGAAVDWIAGHEPAFQAGQALTLAMTDGHTGRLMGAVSLIDIRPAHRRAALGYWVGVDFWGRGFCTEAVQALMAYAEAEWQITRFVGQCFARNPASARVMEKCGMTEEGMLRRHACIRGAYEDIRVLARNLPGRDA, from the coding sequence ATGCCGATGCCGATCCTGGAAAGTACGCGCCTCGTCCTGAGACCCTTTCATGTCGCAGATGCGCCGCGGGTGCAGCAATTGGCGGGGCTTCGGCAAGTCGCCGAAACCACGAGCCATATTCCCCACCCGTATCCCGATGGTGCGGCCGTCGATTGGATTGCGGGTCATGAACCGGCTTTCCAGGCCGGCCAGGCCCTCACCCTCGCCATGACGGATGGCCATACGGGCCGGTTGATGGGTGCGGTGAGCCTGATCGATATTCGTCCCGCCCATCGTCGCGCGGCGTTGGGCTATTGGGTGGGCGTCGATTTCTGGGGGCGGGGATTTTGCACCGAGGCCGTTCAGGCCTTGATGGCGTATGCCGAGGCCGAATGGCAGATCACCCGTTTCGTCGGGCAATGTTTTGCCCGCAACCCGGCGTCGGCCCGGGTCATGGAAAAATGCGGCATGACGGAGGAAGGCATGCTGCGACGGCATGCATGCATCCGGGGCGCATACGAAGATATCCGCGTGCTCGCCCGCAACCTGCCGGGGCGCGACGCCTAG
- a CDS encoding DUF3817 domain-containing protein produces the protein MSLEQNPLPVVASGRVQGRRSPRLLRHLSRMALVEGSSLIALILIAVPLKHLAGLPLAVEIVGPIHGLLFLWMLGTLLSTIVAGQMTPARGGLVFLAALIPFGGLWSHRMIDREVARH, from the coding sequence ATGTCCCTTGAACAAAATCCTTTGCCTGTCGTGGCCTCAGGTCGAGTGCAGGGGCGCCGATCGCCACGGTTGTTACGACATTTGAGCAGGATGGCGCTTGTCGAAGGCAGCTCACTGATCGCTCTGATCCTGATCGCCGTACCGCTCAAGCACCTGGCCGGATTGCCTTTGGCCGTCGAGATCGTTGGCCCCATTCATGGCTTGCTGTTTCTCTGGATGCTGGGCACCCTTCTGTCGACGATCGTGGCGGGGCAGATGACTCCGGCCAGGGGCGGGTTGGTCTTTCTGGCTGCACTGATTCCGTTTGGCGGTTTGTGGTCGCATCGGATGATCGATCGGGAAGTCGCCAGGCATTGA
- the glnA gene encoding glutamate--ammonia ligase: MSVSHAMKMMEENGVKFVDFRFTDTRGKQQHVTYPASRVDEDSFEAGIMFDGSSISGWKGINASDMILMPDASTALMDPFSEEPTMILVCDVIEPDTMQGYTRDPRSVAKRAEAYIQASGLADVAYFGPENEFFVFDDIRWGTDMSGSFVKIDSKEAAWNAGAEYEEGNMGHRPTVKGGYFPVPPVDSLHDLRQTMCLVLEDMGMTVEVHHHEVATAGQCEIGVAFNTLVKKADEVQTLKYVIHNVAHSYGKTATFMPKPMYGDNGSGMHVHQSMGKDGKNLFSGDGYAGLSEMAIYYIGGIIKHARALNAFCNASTNSYKRLVPHFEAPVKLAYSARNRSASIRIPFVSNPKARRIELRFPDSTANPYLAFSAMLMAGIDGIQNKIHPGEAASKNLYDLPPEEEKNIPEVAFSLDQALDALDADREFLKRGDVFSDDLIDAYLELKRGEVQRLRQLPHPVEYELYYSI, encoded by the coding sequence ATGTCCGTTAGTCATGCGATGAAAATGATGGAAGAGAATGGAGTCAAGTTCGTTGACTTCCGTTTCACCGATACTCGTGGCAAGCAGCAGCACGTCACCTACCCCGCCAGCCGCGTGGACGAAGACAGTTTCGAGGCCGGCATCATGTTCGACGGTTCTTCCATTTCCGGCTGGAAAGGGATCAACGCCTCCGACATGATCCTGATGCCCGATGCCAGCACGGCACTGATGGACCCCTTCTCCGAAGAACCCACCATGATCCTGGTCTGTGACGTCATCGAGCCGGACACCATGCAGGGCTACACCCGTGACCCGCGTTCCGTCGCCAAGCGCGCCGAAGCCTACATCCAGGCTTCCGGTCTGGCCGACGTCGCCTACTTCGGTCCGGAAAATGAATTCTTCGTCTTCGACGACATCCGTTGGGGCACGGACATGTCCGGCTCGTTCGTCAAGATCGACTCCAAGGAAGCGGCCTGGAATGCCGGCGCCGAGTACGAGGAAGGCAACATGGGTCACCGTCCGACCGTCAAGGGCGGCTACTTCCCGGTTCCTCCCGTCGACTCGCTGCACGACCTGCGTCAGACCATGTGCCTCGTCCTCGAAGACATGGGCATGACCGTTGAAGTCCACCACCACGAAGTCGCGACAGCCGGTCAGTGCGAAATCGGCGTGGCGTTCAACACCCTGGTGAAGAAGGCGGACGAAGTCCAGACCCTGAAGTACGTGATTCACAACGTGGCGCACAGCTACGGCAAGACCGCGACCTTCATGCCGAAGCCGATGTACGGCGACAACGGTTCTGGCATGCACGTGCACCAGTCCATGGGCAAGGATGGCAAGAACCTGTTCTCCGGCGACGGCTACGCCGGTCTGTCCGAAATGGCGATCTACTACATCGGCGGCATCATCAAGCACGCCCGTGCCCTGAACGCGTTCTGCAACGCGTCCACCAACAGCTACAAGCGTCTGGTCCCGCATTTCGAAGCGCCGGTCAAGCTGGCCTACTCCGCCCGTAACCGTTCCGCCTCGATCCGTATTCCCTTCGTGTCCAACCCGAAGGCGCGCCGCATCGAGCTGCGTTTCCCGGATTCCACGGCCAACCCGTACCTGGCGTTCTCCGCCATGCTGATGGCCGGTATCGACGGTATCCAGAACAAGATCCATCCGGGCGAAGCGGCCAGCAAGAACCTCTACGATCTGCCGCCGGAAGAAGAGAAGAACATTCCGGAAGTGGCGTTCTCCCTGGATCAGGCTCTGGACGCTCTGGACGCCGACCGCGAGTTCCTCAAGCGCGGCGACGTGTTCAGCGACGACCTGATCGATGCCTACCTGGAGCTGAAGCGTGGTGAAGTCCAGCGTCTGCGCCAGCTGCCGCACCCGGTCGAATACGAGCTGTACTACAGCATCTAA
- a CDS encoding ATP-binding protein, with the protein MRRRPDGQGWSMFSSTALALIGSISVILVFALAAVTWFVMVPMAKRSADDLAALIILSAQTWVELPHNVQPLLAAELKSQHGISIEEIPKLNRLHSAHLPYVRFLHDAVVQRFHQCPAGTIDPQTGECIYIGELPRGAGYWLELPIADDVLKFEFSRERVGYKIPFTLAIILVSGILITLIVGLWLTRRLTRPVSQLAEQVSRGLPDAPLPLTGPKETRVLIDAVNRRTAEVKQLLESRTILLAGISHDLRTPLTRLSLSLALAQDSLEPELHDQMQDDIGRMNRLIAEVLLIARGVNQASTERVDLKPWLENLADSARQRGILLQLMLPRQAPQADIAPMALQRILDNLIDNAHRYGAPPVVLRLVVQTDALVLCVEDQGEGLTEAEIEQLMAPFARKDAARGGDSGYGLGLSLASALAESQHWRLVLYPVGKHPEPAPLRRPKGLVACLILPLDVVTRTVLSSG; encoded by the coding sequence ATGCGCCGGCGACCCGACGGGCAGGGCTGGAGCATGTTTTCCAGCACAGCACTCGCGCTGATCGGTTCCATCAGCGTGATTCTGGTGTTCGCGCTGGCGGCGGTCACCTGGTTCGTCATGGTGCCGATGGCGAAACGGTCGGCAGACGATCTGGCCGCCCTGATCATCCTGTCCGCCCAGACCTGGGTCGAACTGCCGCATAACGTCCAGCCGCTACTGGCGGCCGAACTCAAGTCCCAGCACGGCATCTCCATCGAGGAAATCCCCAAGTTGAATCGCCTGCACAGCGCCCATCTGCCCTATGTGCGCTTCCTGCACGACGCCGTGGTGCAACGATTCCATCAGTGCCCAGCCGGCACGATCGACCCGCAAACCGGGGAGTGCATCTATATCGGCGAATTGCCCCGCGGTGCGGGCTACTGGCTGGAATTGCCCATCGCCGACGACGTGCTCAAGTTCGAGTTTTCCCGCGAGCGCGTGGGCTACAAGATTCCGTTCACGCTCGCCATCATTCTCGTTTCCGGCATCCTGATCACCCTGATCGTGGGGTTGTGGCTGACGCGTCGTCTCACGCGTCCCGTCAGTCAGTTGGCCGAACAGGTCAGTCGGGGATTGCCCGATGCGCCGTTGCCCCTTACGGGGCCGAAGGAAACGCGGGTGCTGATCGATGCAGTGAACCGGCGTACCGCCGAGGTCAAGCAGCTGCTGGAGAGTCGGACCATCCTCCTGGCAGGGATTTCTCATGACCTGCGCACGCCGCTGACGCGCCTGAGCCTCAGTCTGGCGCTGGCCCAGGATAGCCTCGAACCAGAGCTGCACGATCAGATGCAGGACGACATCGGTCGGATGAATCGCCTGATCGCCGAGGTCCTGCTGATCGCCCGGGGTGTCAACCAGGCGTCCACGGAGCGCGTCGACCTGAAGCCCTGGTTGGAAAATCTGGCCGACAGCGCCCGACAGCGGGGTATCCTGCTTCAGCTGATGCTGCCGAGACAGGCGCCCCAGGCCGATATCGCGCCGATGGCCTTGCAGCGAATTCTCGACAATCTGATCGATAACGCGCATCGCTATGGGGCGCCACCCGTGGTACTGCGTCTGGTGGTTCAGACGGACGCACTCGTTTTGTGCGTCGAGGACCAGGGCGAGGGATTGACCGAAGCGGAAATCGAGCAGCTGATGGCGCCGTTCGCGCGCAAGGACGCGGCCCGCGGTGGCGACTCCGGCTATGGTTTGGGGTTGAGCCTGGCGAGTGCGCTGGCCGAATCGCAGCACTGGCGCCTGGTTCTCTATCCGGTCGGGAAGCATCCCGAACCGGCACCGCTGCGCCGTCCCAAGGGTCTGGTTGCCTGCCTGATCCTGCCGCTGGATGTGGTGACGCGGACGGTGCTGTCATCTGGTTGA
- a CDS encoding response regulator: MTMAEASEPTTQIDSPVILVVDDDPGIQTLLSRYLREQGFAVVIAGDSRAFDAVMASGQSIDLIVLDIMLPGEDGLSIARRLDPMNRPPLIILSARGEDVDRIVGLEIGADDYLPKPFNPRELIARIRAVLRRGGPAIDPSAKSPPRADNRQYVGDFSIDAPMHQAFLHDKLLDLTRGEWQLLAFFLERPNRVISRDQIMDHLKGYERSAFDRSIDVRVTRLRRKIEENPTDPRYLVTIWGEGYLFVPAGRMPRVSDQMEEG, translated from the coding sequence ATGACGATGGCCGAGGCCTCAGAACCCACAACCCAGATCGATAGCCCGGTAATCCTGGTCGTGGACGACGATCCCGGGATTCAGACGCTGCTCAGCCGCTATCTGCGCGAGCAGGGCTTCGCGGTGGTGATCGCCGGCGACAGCCGCGCGTTCGATGCCGTGATGGCTTCCGGTCAGTCCATCGACCTGATTGTGCTGGACATCATGCTCCCGGGGGAGGATGGCCTGTCGATCGCCCGCCGTCTCGACCCGATGAATCGGCCGCCCCTGATCATCCTTTCCGCGCGCGGCGAGGACGTGGATCGGATCGTCGGTTTGGAGATCGGCGCAGACGACTATCTGCCCAAACCGTTCAATCCGCGCGAACTGATCGCCCGAATCCGAGCGGTACTCCGTCGGGGCGGACCGGCGATCGATCCATCCGCCAAGTCGCCCCCCCGGGCGGACAACCGGCAGTACGTGGGCGATTTCTCGATCGATGCGCCCATGCATCAGGCCTTTCTGCACGACAAGTTGCTGGATCTGACCCGGGGGGAATGGCAATTGCTGGCATTTTTCCTGGAGCGACCGAATCGGGTGATCAGCCGCGATCAGATCATGGATCATCTCAAGGGCTATGAGCGCTCCGCGTTCGACCGCAGCATCGATGTGCGCGTGACGCGTCTGCGGCGGAAGATCGAGGAAAACCCGACCGACCCCCGCTACCTGGTCACCATCTGGGGCGAAGGGTACCTGTTCGTGCCCGCCGGGCGTATGCCGCGCGTGTCCGATCAGATGGAGGAAGGCTGA
- a CDS encoding TolC family protein produces MTRIMPSPTALPRLRAYKPILAAILLGLLGAAAVPVQAENLAPLNAQTAMPPATASDWQGILARAERRLDMNLVTEADLARVRAERSRANGWLAGAPVIDGLYRDDRPMTNRGEGEMQLDMRLPLRRFDQTGAWQRLSEQAALNAKSREAATRLELLGTLRQLAWDWRRAETTLKTAEQQATIMRRNLDVVTHQVKLGEAAEVDKLTVESSLLSAEDAVHQARIQFQNAQSRWQSISGSPTLPTDLGAPEKTPIPTTPVTAESLFQTHPILRRMASEIGLDTAKIDAERAAGAGAPELGFGIKRDRGDRGTPWDNSLLVTLSLPIGGQAYRNPALAEMAQQKAQAQVALMRTAHQIQGDVTAYQQRVAEWPTRIAQLDRRAALTEKTLKLKEKALRLGELDWSRLMYFEQEAASARLQANLAHIDYRADQSSLKQSLGLMPGTSQTTEKPGDKNTPQKSTSSETKGMTP; encoded by the coding sequence ATGACGAGAATCATGCCCTCCCCCACCGCCTTGCCCCGCCTGCGCGCCTACAAACCCATACTTGCCGCGATCCTGCTCGGGCTCCTGGGCGCCGCAGCAGTGCCCGTTCAGGCAGAAAATCTGGCACCGCTGAATGCCCAGACTGCCATGCCGCCCGCAACGGCATCCGACTGGCAGGGGATTCTCGCACGGGCAGAGCGACGTCTGGACATGAACCTCGTCACGGAGGCGGATCTGGCCCGTGTCCGAGCGGAACGGTCACGGGCCAACGGCTGGCTGGCCGGCGCGCCGGTGATCGATGGTCTCTATCGCGACGACCGTCCGATGACGAACCGCGGTGAAGGGGAAATGCAGCTGGACATGCGACTGCCCCTTCGTCGCTTCGACCAGACCGGTGCCTGGCAGCGTCTGAGCGAACAGGCCGCACTGAACGCGAAAAGTCGCGAAGCGGCCACCCGCCTGGAACTGCTCGGCACGCTGCGTCAACTGGCCTGGGATTGGCGTCGCGCCGAAACCACGCTCAAGACCGCCGAGCAGCAGGCGACCATCATGCGACGCAACCTCGACGTGGTGACGCATCAGGTCAAACTCGGCGAGGCGGCGGAGGTCGATAAGCTGACGGTGGAAAGCAGCCTGCTTTCCGCCGAGGACGCCGTGCACCAGGCGCGCATCCAGTTCCAAAACGCCCAGAGCCGGTGGCAGTCGATCAGCGGTAGCCCGACTCTGCCGACGGATCTCGGCGCCCCCGAAAAAACCCCGATACCCACGACCCCCGTCACGGCGGAAAGCCTGTTCCAGACGCACCCGATTCTGCGCCGCATGGCCAGCGAAATCGGCCTGGACACGGCAAAAATCGACGCGGAACGCGCAGCCGGTGCCGGCGCACCGGAACTCGGCTTCGGCATCAAGCGCGATCGCGGCGATCGCGGCACGCCCTGGGACAACAGCCTGCTGGTAACCCTGAGCCTGCCCATCGGCGGTCAGGCCTATCGCAATCCGGCCCTGGCGGAAATGGCGCAGCAAAAGGCGCAGGCGCAGGTCGCGCTGATGCGTACGGCACATCAGATTCAGGGTGACGTCACCGCCTATCAGCAGCGCGTGGCCGAATGGCCGACCCGCATCGCCCAGCTGGATCGACGGGCGGCACTCACCGAAAAGACGCTGAAACTCAAGGAAAAGGCATTGCGACTGGGCGAACTCGACTGGAGCCGCCTGATGTACTTCGAACAGGAAGCCGCCAGCGCACGCCTGCAGGCAAACCTGGCCCACATCGACTACCGCGCCGACCAGAGCAGTCTCAAGCAATCCCTCGGCCTGATGCCCGGCACGAGCCAGACCACCGAAAAGCCCGGCGACAAGAACACCCCACAGAAATCAACAAGCTCCGAAACGAAAGGAATGACGCCATGA